Proteins encoded within one genomic window of Candidatus Nezhaarchaeota archaeon:
- a CDS encoding UPF0280 family protein, which produces MVKLLRKYYCIRESKGNIICDSAAGLEAALTSIIYHRKCLEDYISKNLAFRYALSPMEVEESAPIVVKRMAECSKIANVGPMASVAGVLADLAVEAALKSGAKAILVENGGEIAIAGSEEFIVGIRAGTLMPFGLKVKPRDMPIGIATSSGKYGHALSFGEADAVTVVADNAGLADAAATAICNATRGGNAVERGIERAKEIKGIRGVIIIFGDLIGIYGSLPELIEVRHDHLIANIV; this is translated from the coding sequence ATGGTGAAGCTCCTTAGGAAATATTACTGCATAAGAGAATCTAAAGGAAATATAATATGCGACTCTGCAGCTGGGTTAGAGGCCGCGCTAACCTCAATAATTTATCATAGAAAGTGTTTAGAGGACTATATCTCCAAGAACCTTGCCTTCAGATATGCTCTAAGCCCCATGGAGGTTGAAGAGAGCGCGCCTATCGTTGTTAAGAGGATGGCGGAGTGCTCTAAGATCGCGAATGTGGGGCCCATGGCCTCAGTGGCAGGCGTCCTAGCTGATCTTGCTGTAGAAGCAGCATTAAAGTCAGGGGCAAAAGCAATCCTGGTAGAGAATGGTGGAGAGATTGCTATAGCTGGCAGTGAGGAGTTTATAGTTGGCATAAGGGCTGGTACTCTCATGCCCTTTGGCCTTAAGGTGAAGCCTCGTGATATGCCTATCGGGATAGCCACAAGCTCAGGAAAATACGGTCATGCACTAAGCTTTGGAGAGGCAGATGCCGTTACTGTAGTGGCAGACAATGCTGGACTAGCTGATGCTGCTGCTACGGCAATATGTAATGCTACAAGAGGAGGTAATGCTGTTGAGAGAGGCATAGAAAGGGCTAAAGAGATCAAGGGAATAAGGGGTGTGATAATAATATTTGGAGACTTAATAGGCATTTACGGGAGCCTCCCTGAGCTAATTGAGGTACGCCATGACCACTTAATTGCGAACATAGTATGA
- a CDS encoding SAM-dependent methyltransferase, whose product MNPLFVIEHLEPRLSKWLLIEYEHASLIVGKEDLAFTNVKRGFKTLEKFGKVYKESAIELFDNERVIVLDPRADKLLEPSDFNDVECVIVGGILGDHPPRGRTFTLITSRMKRARARSLGNRQFSIDGAIYVALKVAQGARLNDVPVADGLTLKCGDLEIHLPFSYPLVNGKPVISPKLIDYLLRTDIVQAGFRN is encoded by the coding sequence TTGAATCCGCTCTTCGTGATAGAGCACTTGGAACCTCGATTGAGCAAGTGGCTCCTCATAGAATACGAGCACGCATCGCTGATAGTCGGGAAGGAAGATTTAGCCTTCACGAATGTGAAAAGGGGGTTTAAGACGCTAGAGAAATTTGGAAAAGTTTACAAGGAGAGTGCTATCGAGCTCTTTGACAACGAGAGAGTTATAGTCCTTGATCCCAGAGCTGACAAGCTCCTAGAACCATCGGATTTCAATGACGTTGAGTGCGTAATAGTTGGAGGGATACTTGGAGATCATCCTCCAAGAGGTAGGACATTTACTTTGATAACGTCGAGGATGAAGAGGGCTAGGGCTAGGAGTTTAGGTAATCGGCAGTTCTCAATAGATGGAGCTATCTACGTAGCCCTCAAGGTAGCTCAAGGAGCGAGGTTGAATGACGTCCCCGTAGCTGATGGCCTGACCTTAAAATGTGGCGATCTTGAGATCCACTTGCCCTTTAGCTACCCGCTCGTGAACGGCAAGCCAGTAATAAGCCCCAAGCTCATCGACTACCTGTTGAGGACAGATATCGTTCAAGCAGGGTTTAGGAATTAA
- a CDS encoding ABC transporter substrate-binding protein: MKLSKLLIAIIVVVVIASIGAALTLMSHLTPTPPTPTPVVMRISYQPSWHHAAFFVMVEKGWLEKVFGDRVKIVMRQIPTGPDQMNALVAGELDLVYVGATPPLPVIAKGFGARIVAVANTEGSALVIREDFDYRGPTSLIGKTVSTYPPGSIQHTLMNYWLKKNNIDPKNVNIIGQSPADQLSSFAARAVDAILTPDPHTYTAVLKHGGRIAVTSSEMWPNHPCCVVLMTKEFIDKHRDLAAKFIALHIIASEYAMDPKNREELKRILLKWLPIEEEVAAQFPGSTNFHTDPRDPEWRNGLDLMCQVLYELGRTVDAEGKPIRLKVDDVVDATLYEEALKIVPQIKAKLGL, translated from the coding sequence ATGAAACTGAGTAAGTTGTTAATTGCTATCATAGTCGTAGTGGTCATAGCTTCCATAGGAGCTGCTTTAACGCTTATGTCTCACCTTACGCCAACTCCCCCTACACCTACGCCTGTCGTAATGCGAATAAGCTATCAGCCATCTTGGCACCACGCCGCTTTCTTCGTGATGGTTGAGAAGGGATGGCTTGAGAAGGTCTTCGGTGACCGGGTCAAGATAGTTATGAGACAAATACCGACTGGACCGGACCAAATGAACGCTTTAGTTGCTGGCGAACTAGACTTAGTGTACGTCGGTGCTACACCCCCACTTCCAGTGATAGCGAAGGGCTTTGGGGCAAGAATCGTAGCAGTAGCTAATACTGAAGGATCAGCGCTAGTCATTAGGGAAGATTTCGATTATCGGGGGCCAACCTCCCTCATAGGGAAAACCGTTAGTACGTATCCTCCAGGTTCGATACAACATACCCTAATGAATTACTGGTTGAAGAAGAACAACATAGATCCAAAAAATGTTAATATCATAGGACAATCACCAGCAGATCAGTTAAGCTCGTTTGCGGCTAGAGCTGTAGATGCCATACTAACTCCTGACCCACATACCTATACAGCGGTTTTAAAGCATGGAGGTAGGATAGCAGTCACTTCAAGCGAAATGTGGCCTAATCACCCCTGTTGCGTAGTCCTAATGACCAAGGAGTTTATTGATAAGCATAGAGACTTGGCAGCAAAGTTCATTGCGCTACACATTATAGCGAGCGAATATGCAATGGATCCTAAGAACAGAGAGGAGTTAAAGAGGATATTATTGAAGTGGCTTCCTATAGAGGAAGAGGTAGCAGCTCAATTCCCAGGCTCAACGAACTTTCATACTGACCCGAGGGACCCAGAATGGCGCAATGGTTTAGACCTCATGTGCCAAGTGCTCTACGAGCTTGGACGAACCGTAGATGCTGAAGGTAAGCCCATAAGATTGAAGGTGGATGACGTCGTTGACGCAACGCTTTACGAGGAGGCGTTAAAAATAGTTCCTCAGATAAAGGCTAAGTTGGGGCTCTAA
- the hmgA gene encoding hydroxymethylglutaryl-CoA reductase (NADPH) — protein METNEILEKLLKKEIKLYEIEKLVGDVNKAAEIRRLFLEKTLGLQLKNIGYYSIDLNVTAKRNIESPIGVCQIPMGIAGPLKVKGDYADGEFYIPLCTTEGALVASVNRGCSAITESGGARAKIIRDYMARAPLFITPSIEHAYKLVQWVREHRKEIEEVFNSVDPFVKLIDVQPWIVGRNVWLRFSANTFDAMGMNGVTLACDKTGRFIEENVKFARMVSLSGNLCVDKKPSAVNWLLGRGKTVVAEAVIKREVVMEKLKTTPEDAVDVCVRKNLIGSGLAHAYGLNAHVANIVAAIFIATGQDCAQVVESSMAITTAEVTSDGDLYISITMPSLEVGTVGGGTGLPTQREALAIMGCAGPGNPPGSNAKKFAEIVAAACLAGELSLLSALAAGHLAQAHARLGRAIAAPLR, from the coding sequence TTGGAGACTAATGAAATTCTAGAAAAGCTCCTTAAAAAGGAGATAAAGCTTTATGAGATCGAGAAGCTCGTTGGCGACGTTAACAAGGCTGCTGAAATAAGAAGACTATTCTTGGAGAAGACTTTGGGCTTACAGCTAAAGAACATAGGCTATTACTCCATAGACCTTAACGTCACCGCTAAGCGCAATATAGAGAGCCCCATAGGGGTATGTCAGATACCCATGGGGATAGCAGGTCCTCTAAAAGTCAAGGGGGATTACGCTGATGGAGAGTTCTACATCCCACTCTGCACAACTGAAGGGGCTTTAGTTGCCAGCGTTAATAGAGGGTGCTCAGCAATAACAGAATCAGGTGGAGCAAGAGCGAAGATCATAAGGGACTACATGGCCAGAGCACCATTGTTCATAACGCCGAGCATCGAGCATGCGTATAAGCTCGTTCAATGGGTTAGAGAACATCGAAAGGAGATAGAGGAAGTGTTTAATAGCGTAGACCCATTCGTGAAGCTAATAGACGTACAACCTTGGATCGTTGGTAGGAATGTGTGGCTTCGCTTCTCAGCCAATACCTTTGATGCCATGGGGATGAATGGAGTTACGCTAGCTTGCGACAAGACTGGTAGGTTTATTGAGGAGAACGTGAAGTTTGCAAGGATGGTCAGCTTAAGCGGGAACTTATGCGTTGACAAGAAGCCGAGCGCTGTAAACTGGCTTCTCGGGAGGGGCAAGACCGTAGTCGCCGAGGCAGTTATAAAGAGAGAAGTGGTTATGGAGAAGCTTAAGACTACGCCCGAAGATGCAGTTGACGTCTGTGTGAGGAAGAACTTGATTGGAAGCGGTCTTGCGCATGCCTACGGCTTAAACGCTCATGTAGCCAATATAGTCGCCGCCATATTCATAGCTACGGGGCAGGACTGTGCTCAAGTTGTAGAGTCATCAATGGCTATAACCACAGCTGAAGTTACATCGGATGGTGACCTCTACATATCGATAACCATGCCCTCGCTCGAAGTGGGTACTGTGGGTGGTGGAACTGGCCTTCCAACCCAAAGAGAGGCTTTAGCAATAATGGGCTGTGCAGGACCAGGAAATCCTCCTGGCTCTAATGCTAAGAAGTTCGCTGAAATAGTTGCGGCAGCATGCTTAGCAGGGGAACTCTCACTACTCTCAGCGCTAGCAGCGGGTCACTTAGCTCAAGCTCATGCTAGACTAGGTAGGGCTATAGCTGCCCCACTAAGGTGA
- a CDS encoding PHP domain-containing protein, with translation MRYLKLDLHTHPFEALGFPSPSIDVVAKIIKQVRRLDLDGIAITEHGEASYGFKAAEIAREYFPEVIIIPGVEIEVSGIGPATHRQVVELYLGDRVFRFQVHPYDERPEILATCQGIEVKNYLHRGMDEELALQLASKFSLLPLRNSDAHRLEDIGKCYNVISLEILYSKGLPRPFCHT, from the coding sequence ATGAGGTACCTCAAGTTAGATCTTCACACACATCCATTTGAGGCACTGGGTTTCCCAAGTCCTAGCATAGACGTGGTGGCCAAGATAATTAAGCAAGTAAGAAGGTTGGACCTTGATGGTATAGCAATAACTGAACATGGAGAGGCGTCTTATGGCTTTAAAGCTGCAGAGATAGCGAGAGAATACTTCCCTGAAGTGATCATAATACCGGGCGTGGAGATCGAAGTTAGTGGCATAGGACCTGCAACTCATAGGCAAGTAGTGGAGCTTTATTTAGGCGATAGAGTCTTTAGGTTTCAAGTGCATCCATACGATGAGCGTCCTGAGATACTGGCTACTTGTCAAGGCATTGAGGTCAAGAACTACTTGCACAGAGGGATGGACGAGGAGCTAGCTCTACAGCTAGCATCAAAGTTCAGCTTACTGCCGCTAAGGAACTCAGATGCACATAGGCTCGAAGACATAGGCAAATGCTACAATGTAATAAGCCTTGAGATCCTGTATAGCAAAGGCCTTCCTAGACCCTTCTGTCACACCTAG
- a CDS encoding methanogenesis marker 16 metalloprotein, with product MRSIKEINEKIRKGEAVVLTAKELCDMVRRGEEVRNVDVVTSATCGVMSGTMAVLSFKVAEKGAFTKAKSVLMNGVPAFPGPCPNERLGIVDVILYGTSTSIYNPTRYGGGALIRDLIEGKKVEVRVESIEGKVIESDITLQEMTYAKMITTRSCFRNYMAFVNPQEKPVKSIFSILEMEGNLKAASVSGCGEVNPLEKDPLLKTIGVGTKVLVNKAYGYVIGPGTRATKERPNLSISADIKGMSSYYMGQFITSLGPEPFNTIAAAIPVIDEEVLKGVKRIDEEVQLPIADVNNREVIGFDNYAKVWQGTDLEVSYNKGVCETCRVSPCPVALYCPTEAFRGKGDLAKHKCFECGACTWLCPQGAFKAKLGSIRLGDVEVPVKLRQSCRRRAETLSEYLKRLIEDREFYLSEPSDKIVI from the coding sequence TTGAGATCGATTAAAGAGATAAATGAGAAAATAAGGAAGGGAGAAGCTGTTGTTCTTACGGCGAAAGAGCTGTGTGATATGGTGAGGAGAGGAGAGGAAGTAAGAAATGTCGACGTTGTTACCTCAGCTACATGCGGTGTCATGAGCGGCACCATGGCTGTCCTATCATTTAAGGTTGCAGAGAAGGGCGCTTTCACCAAGGCTAAGAGCGTCCTAATGAATGGCGTTCCCGCATTTCCAGGACCCTGTCCAAACGAAAGGCTAGGTATAGTCGACGTGATCTTGTATGGGACTAGCACAAGCATCTATAATCCTACTAGGTATGGGGGAGGTGCGCTCATCAGAGACTTGATAGAGGGGAAGAAGGTTGAGGTGAGGGTTGAAAGCATCGAGGGGAAGGTGATTGAGAGCGATATCACATTACAAGAAATGACCTATGCTAAAATGATAACCACTAGATCTTGTTTTAGGAACTACATGGCCTTCGTAAATCCTCAAGAGAAACCTGTAAAGTCTATCTTCTCGATCTTGGAGATGGAGGGAAATTTGAAGGCGGCAAGCGTATCTGGATGTGGTGAAGTAAATCCGTTGGAGAAGGATCCGCTACTTAAGACTATAGGGGTTGGAACCAAAGTCCTCGTGAATAAAGCTTATGGATACGTGATTGGACCCGGTACTAGAGCTACGAAGGAGAGGCCAAATCTCTCAATATCTGCTGATATTAAAGGAATGAGCTCGTATTACATGGGTCAATTCATAACATCTCTAGGCCCTGAGCCATTCAACACAATAGCTGCAGCCATTCCAGTAATCGATGAGGAGGTCCTCAAAGGGGTCAAGAGAATTGATGAGGAAGTACAACTGCCCATAGCTGATGTCAACAACAGGGAAGTGATAGGCTTCGACAATTATGCTAAGGTCTGGCAAGGAACAGACTTAGAAGTAAGCTACAATAAGGGTGTATGTGAGACGTGCCGAGTTTCACCGTGCCCTGTAGCTCTTTACTGCCCAACAGAAGCATTTCGTGGTAAGGGTGATTTAGCGAAGCACAAGTGCTTTGAATGTGGTGCGTGTACTTGGCTATGCCCTCAAGGCGCTTTTAAGGCAAAGTTAGGGAGCATAAGGTTGGGCGATGTGGAGGTGCCGGTCAAATTGAGACAGTCGTGTAGGAGGAGGGCAGAGACCTTGTCAGAGTACCTAAAGAGACTAATAGAGGACCGTGAATTCTACTTGAGCGAACCGAGCGATAAAATAGTTATTTAA
- a CDS encoding helix-turn-helix domain-containing protein, with amino-acid sequence MKDQLRGLGSRSLRVLLASLKSDEELAKELKKVLEERGISISKFSTLSGVPISTLKKVLRGKGGVTLSTLRKILKAMELVEEGPEKPFVAIIAAVTTLSRLRSLALKLQDRIITVREYGVLTLDEAIKAALRAQNDGAAAIVCAPIVAQLIKDLVAIPIVTLDVCDEDIERAIKIAAEKIVERSKGM; translated from the coding sequence ATGAAGGATCAATTGCGTGGGTTAGGTTCAAGATCTCTGAGGGTTCTATTGGCGTCTTTGAAATCCGATGAAGAGTTAGCTAAAGAATTGAAGAAGGTCCTCGAAGAGCGGGGGATTAGCATTAGCAAGTTCTCCACGTTGTCTGGTGTGCCAATTAGCACTTTGAAGAAGGTCTTGAGAGGAAAGGGAGGAGTGACCTTGTCGACCCTTCGAAAAATACTGAAGGCAATGGAGTTGGTGGAGGAAGGACCTGAAAAACCATTCGTGGCCATCATAGCTGCTGTAACTACCCTAAGCAGATTGCGATCACTGGCTCTTAAACTTCAAGATCGCATCATAACCGTTAGAGAGTACGGGGTATTAACACTTGACGAAGCGATTAAAGCTGCTCTGAGAGCTCAAAATGATGGTGCAGCAGCGATAGTGTGCGCTCCGATAGTCGCACAGCTCATAAAGGACTTGGTGGCGATCCCAATAGTGACGTTAGATGTGTGCGACGAGGACATAGAGCGAGCCATTAAGATAGCTGCTGAGAAGATCGTTGAGAGATCTAAGGGAATGTGA
- a CDS encoding ABC transporter ATP-binding protein yields the protein MLSIRGLKKVFEGSPSITAIEDLSMDVYEGEFLCIVGPSGCGKTTLLRILAGLEKPTSGEVLLRGKPIKGPAPDRVMVFQEYFLFPWRTVLGNVMFGLELKKLPKQEAIKEAMKYIRLVGLEGFEDMYPHELSGGMKQRVALARALACNPEVLLMDEPLSALDAQTRNYMQEELMKIWEKTRKTIIFVTHNVEEAVYLGDRIVVLTARPAKIKSIIEVSIERPRNRFASDFLKLRMKILDMLKEEIEKVIISGDRSSKS from the coding sequence ATCTTAAGCATTAGGGGGTTGAAGAAAGTGTTTGAAGGCTCTCCTAGCATTACTGCCATCGAAGACCTCAGCATGGACGTTTATGAGGGAGAGTTCCTCTGCATAGTTGGACCTAGTGGCTGTGGCAAGACGACGCTGCTTAGAATCCTTGCTGGGCTTGAGAAGCCAACAAGTGGAGAGGTCCTGCTCAGAGGGAAGCCAATTAAGGGTCCTGCTCCCGATAGGGTCATGGTCTTTCAAGAATACTTCCTATTTCCTTGGAGGACCGTTCTAGGTAATGTCATGTTCGGCTTGGAGCTTAAGAAGTTGCCTAAGCAGGAAGCTATCAAGGAAGCTATGAAGTACATAAGACTCGTGGGTCTCGAAGGATTTGAAGACATGTACCCTCACGAGCTCTCTGGTGGGATGAAGCAGAGAGTGGCGTTAGCAAGAGCTCTGGCTTGCAATCCAGAGGTCCTCTTAATGGATGAACCTCTAAGTGCATTAGATGCCCAGACAAGAAACTACATGCAAGAGGAGCTCATGAAGATTTGGGAGAAGACTCGTAAGACCATAATCTTTGTAACTCACAATGTTGAAGAAGCCGTGTACTTGGGCGATAGGATCGTGGTGTTGACGGCTAGGCCGGCTAAGATCAAGAGCATAATCGAGGTAAGTATCGAAAGGCCGAGAAATAGATTCGCATCAGACTTCTTAAAGTTACGAATGAAGATACTAGATATGTTAAAAGAGGAGATTGAGAAAGTAATTATTAGTGGAGATCGTAGCTCCAAATCTTAA
- a CDS encoding DUF2099 family protein has translation MPRHLIICCGARVEITDSKVVVLDEPLTRRCPLQTIAYGYDVIDREVVRKKVEMKINKLGFASKDRLFITEPKVPYGASEIIMSCLEDGLFDCAVTVCEGSGTVLASSPELVQMIGAFLSGIVETTPVPEIIEKLKENGGIILDENRATIDQVGGVELAAKKGYSRIAVTVAGFRSWEVPRIRDVERRYGVEVTIFVVCTTRCELSDLENLMLSDLLWGCNSKLVREEIALKAIFQLGVSIPVFALTERGKRALLTHLMKMREPLVAFRAKLPYTAPGKSPEQRNIA, from the coding sequence ATGCCAAGGCACTTAATCATCTGCTGTGGTGCTAGGGTGGAGATAACTGACTCTAAGGTCGTCGTCCTTGATGAGCCATTGACAAGACGCTGTCCTCTACAGACCATAGCCTACGGCTATGATGTGATAGATAGAGAAGTCGTGAGGAAGAAAGTGGAAATGAAGATCAATAAGCTAGGTTTCGCGTCCAAGGACAGGCTCTTCATAACTGAGCCTAAAGTACCTTATGGAGCCTCAGAGATCATAATGTCATGTCTAGAGGATGGCTTATTTGACTGTGCTGTAACGGTGTGCGAAGGCTCTGGAACCGTGTTAGCTTCGAGCCCAGAGCTTGTCCAGATGATTGGTGCCTTTCTATCTGGGATAGTGGAGACGACACCTGTACCTGAGATAATCGAGAAGTTGAAGGAAAACGGCGGAATAATCCTCGATGAAAATCGAGCAACAATAGATCAGGTAGGAGGAGTAGAGCTCGCTGCTAAGAAGGGCTATAGTAGGATAGCGGTCACAGTGGCAGGCTTTAGAAGCTGGGAGGTCCCAAGAATAAGAGATGTGGAGAGGAGATATGGAGTGGAGGTCACGATATTCGTTGTCTGCACAACTCGTTGCGAACTTAGCGATCTCGAGAACCTTATGCTATCGGACTTGTTGTGGGGTTGCAACTCTAAGCTTGTTAGGGAGGAAATAGCTCTTAAAGCGATATTTCAGCTAGGAGTATCTATACCTGTCTTTGCCTTAACTGAAAGGGGTAAGAGAGCCCTATTGACTCACCTCATGAAGATGAGAGAGCCCCTCGTTGCTTTCAGAGCAAAACTTCCGTATACGGCCCCTGGGAAGTCTCCTGAGCAACGTAATATCGCGTAA
- a CDS encoding ABC transporter permease, producing MSYLISLTTFFLVWELYCQLVVRNPLLLPPPSRVFVTFVELMVIGRPPNFFLPYDMLHSLFHYAIGFGLALAVGFSVGLIIGWIKLANELSYPIIELIRPIPPIAWIPITILMLKLTDAAAGFIIFIGAVFPMLLNTRHGVASVEVRYLEAAMTLGATNSLTLIKKVVIPAALPSIMTGIRVSSGVAWMCVVAAELFGVAPYGLGYKIDLARFYLATDIIIAYMLAIGILGLILDRVYRAIEERILVWRVGLVVA from the coding sequence TTGTCATATCTCATTTCTCTCACAACATTCTTCTTAGTTTGGGAGCTATATTGCCAACTCGTTGTGAGGAACCCGCTGCTCTTGCCTCCTCCATCGAGAGTTTTTGTTACGTTTGTCGAATTAATGGTTATTGGAAGACCTCCTAACTTCTTCCTACCCTACGACATGCTTCATAGCCTCTTTCACTACGCCATAGGGTTCGGCTTAGCATTAGCTGTAGGCTTTAGCGTAGGACTCATCATTGGGTGGATTAAGCTTGCCAATGAATTGTCGTACCCCATAATTGAATTGATAAGGCCAATACCGCCAATAGCATGGATACCCATAACAATATTAATGTTAAAGCTAACAGACGCTGCAGCTGGCTTCATAATATTCATTGGGGCAGTCTTTCCCATGCTTCTAAACACAAGGCATGGAGTTGCTTCTGTTGAAGTCAGGTACCTCGAAGCGGCCATGACCCTTGGAGCTACAAATAGCTTAACCCTCATTAAAAAGGTCGTTATACCAGCAGCTCTACCATCAATTATGACTGGCATTAGGGTCTCTTCAGGGGTGGCATGGATGTGCGTTGTAGCTGCTGAACTCTTTGGTGTAGCGCCATATGGCTTAGGTTACAAGATAGATCTAGCAAGGTTCTACTTAGCCACGGACATTATAATAGCCTACATGCTCGCGATAGGGATCTTAGGTCTAATACTTGACAGGGTGTACAGAGCAATCGAAGAAAGGATACTAGTTTGGAGGGTTGGGCTTGTCGTCGCGTGA
- the nth gene encoding endonuclease III → MTSHLKSRLLDTIRCLYDDVIPVMLRLKSLSPFELLVSTIISQNTNWKNVEKAIANMRSKGLLSIDGILKADVSEIEGALRVAGLYRVKARRIKEIAEKLRGWGMNLDEVLAMRFEDARSKLMELPAVGYKTADVVLAFKANAPVIPIDTHIERIVKRLGLVEERVGYEDMRAALESFVPPNERALFHLALIKFGREVCKARRPNCHKCPLSDVCRSSNNQNLVALTYS, encoded by the coding sequence TTGACCTCCCACTTAAAGTCTAGGTTGCTTGACACCATTAGATGTCTCTATGATGACGTTATCCCAGTAATGCTAAGGCTCAAGTCTCTAAGCCCTTTTGAATTGTTAGTGAGCACGATAATTTCCCAGAATACTAATTGGAAAAACGTTGAGAAGGCCATAGCCAACATGAGGAGTAAGGGTTTACTGTCGATCGACGGCATCCTCAAAGCTGACGTCTCTGAAATCGAGGGTGCATTGAGGGTGGCCGGGCTTTACAGAGTTAAAGCTCGAAGGATCAAGGAAATAGCTGAAAAGCTTAGGGGTTGGGGGATGAACTTAGACGAGGTTTTAGCAATGCGATTTGAAGATGCAAGGTCTAAGTTAATGGAACTTCCAGCTGTAGGCTACAAGACCGCTGATGTCGTATTGGCCTTTAAGGCCAACGCACCAGTGATACCAATAGATACTCACATCGAAAGGATAGTTAAGAGACTTGGATTAGTTGAGGAGAGAGTGGGATACGAGGACATGAGGGCTGCTCTTGAGTCCTTTGTTCCACCCAATGAGAGGGCTCTATTCCACTTAGCCCTTATAAAGTTTGGGAGGGAGGTTTGTAAGGCGAGACGACCTAATTGCCATAAGTGCCCTTTAAGCGACGTATGTAGGTCTAGTAATAATCAGAACTTAGTTGCACTCACTTATTCGTAG
- a CDS encoding DUF131 domain-containing protein: MEAGPLVGLLLVITGLILVVISSIKMIRMSGGKCESSGIILIGPVPIIWATSKKLMAVMGIVTAIILFIVSLSWISRLVGG, encoded by the coding sequence ATGGAAGCAGGACCCCTAGTTGGGTTGTTGCTAGTAATTACTGGGCTGATCCTCGTAGTGATATCATCAATCAAGATGATTAGAATGAGTGGTGGCAAGTGCGAGTCGTCAGGGATAATATTGATAGGACCCGTACCGATTATATGGGCTACCTCCAAGAAGCTTATGGCAGTTATGGGGATCGTGACTGCAATAATATTGTTCATCGTCTCTCTATCATGGATCTCAAGATTAGTAGGTGGTTGA